The Chiroxiphia lanceolata isolate bChiLan1 chromosome W unlocalized genomic scaffold, bChiLan1.pri scaffold_48_arrow_ctg1, whole genome shotgun sequence region GTCTAGGCGGGAGCGGGAGGATGGCGGAAGTGGCCGCTGCTTTAAGGCTTTTGGTCTAAGTGTCCCCGCGTGTCTCGGCGGGGTGGCAGTGGAAGCGGCCACCAGTTTGAGGTTTTGGTTCTAAGTGTCCCTGCATGTCTCAGCGGGAGCGGGGTGACAGCGGAAGTGGCCGCCACTTTCAGGCTTTGGTTCTAAGTTTTCTCGTGTGTCTCGGTGGGAAGGGATGACGGCAGAAACGGCTGCCACTTTAAGGCTTTTGGTCTAAGTGTCCTCGCGTGTCCAGACGGGAGGGAGGTGACGGTAGAAGCGACCGCTGCTTTAAGGCTTGTGGTCTAAGTGTCCCCGTGTGTCTCGGCGGGGCGGGGTGGCGGTGGAAGCGGCCACCAGTTCGAGATTTTTGCTTTAAGTGTCCTCACGTGTCCAGACGGGAGGGGGGTGATGGCGGAAGTGGCCACTGCTCTAAGGCTTTGGCTCTAAGTGTTCTAATTCCCCTCACTGACCTCCTTCCCTCTCAgctccccttcctctccttcctccttctcggACCCCTGCACCGCCGCCGGGGGTTCATTTTGGAGTCAAACCCCACTTTTTTGGGTGGTCTCAGGCTCAAAAATCacttttggggggtttttggggggattttggggggatttggaCCCACCGTGGGGCTCGAGGGAGGGGCAGTTCCAGCCCTTCTTCAGCAACTCCAACTGTTCATTTCAATACATTTCAATAATTTTAGCAGCGTTCCTGGCCTCGTCCACCTGCCCCAAAGAAACGGGAGCTTCAAAATTTtagaggagctgggggggtgaCCCCAATTTTTGGGGGAGTTTCCTCAAGTTTTTGGGGGGATTTCGGGGAATGCCATTCCGTGCCCGCCCCTCCAGATATCTGGTTATCTTTGTTATGTGTTCTCTTTGTTATCTGGTTTTATCTGGTAACTGACTTTGTTacccagtccctcccagtgctcccagtccttCCTAGTGACTCCTCTCACGGCAACTTCTAGATTGGCTGCATCAACCAGTCCCGTTGCTGGCGGGACTGGTTTCGCCTTTGGGATGTCCTCGAtgctccctggctgctgttgCACCTCCCAGCCCTTGGTGATCTCACGTGGCTCCTGTCACGGCGACTTCTGGACCGGCCGGATGGATTTGGGGTCTGATGCTGTTGGCGGGAGCGATTTTGTGTGCGGGATGTCCTCGAGGTTTCCTGGCTGTGGCTGTTCCTGCCAGCACTCGGTGCTCTGCCACGGCTCCTGTCATGGGCACTTCTGGACCGGCCGGATGGATTTGGGGTCTGATGTTGCAGGCGGGAGCGGTTTCGCCTGCGGGATGTCCCTGATGgtctctgcctgtgcctgcgCCTCCCAGGACTTGGTGCCGGCACACGGCTCCTGTCCTGGGGACTTCTGGACTGTAGGTGTGGAATTTGGGCCCGACGTTGCTGGCGGGGGTGGTTTTGCCATCGGTCAGGCCCCCgactgctggagcagctgctgtcctcagtttctgggaagctgctgtgggATGACCCCGATGTTCCCTGACtgtcagggctggagctgctcatcTCCTGTGAGGGAGATTGTACAGACTGCTCCCATGTTGCCTGTTGGTTGGTATGGAGGTTGCTGGTCTCTGGTACTGAACATCCAGATGGCGGCagctgggcactggggctggggtgACGGTCTCCAGTGCTGGAGAACTGGGAGACAGCCCTGGTAGCACCAGGCTGCCTGTGTTGGGGCTGATGGTTTCAGGTTCCCTGGAGCTGTCAGAAGGCTCCAGTCCTGACTGTCTGGCCACGCTGACACCAGCAAGCCCCGAGTCATCTTGGGAAGCTGTGAGGGGAAGCAGGAATGTCAACGCCAacccagagctggggcaggatgggCCAGAGCAGTGCATCCAACCCTCCTGGAGCAGAAGGCTCCACCAAACCCAACCTGGGCACCCACTGCCAGGCCCAGTGGCACCTGACCCAGGGTCACCAGAGTGCTTTCCTTGTTACCTCCCCTGAGACCAGCACAACCATCACATTCTCAGCTGGCTATGCTGTCCCTCAGGCCAGAGCAGTGTCTGTGGgtgccctcagcagcacaggaggagcacaggagcagtTCCCAGGGCCTGGGGAAGCAAACGGGTTCATGGAGGTGAGGACAAAGTGTCCAAAGTATGGGATTATCTGGCTGAGCTCTTCTGCTGGGTCCTTTTGCTTCAAGCCCTGCAGAACCCTGGGGGGCAACTTTGGCAACTTacccctgctcctctgcctcctgcctgcctcctgGACAAAGGCACTCACTGGCATCGCAGCGCCTGTGTCTCTCTTCTAGCTCAGCGAATGCAGTATTGCTCTCCCATGATGGTGCTctgatgggaaaagggaaactgaTGAGCTCCCTCTGCCCCGGCATCGGGCAGgtgcagggtgtccctgccttccccctgtGCCATTTCCAGCTCCTGCGGGAAGCTGAACCCGGGACTCACGGAacagggcagggccaggactgctggggcaggccctggcacggcACAGCACTTGCACCCCCTGTGTTGTGAGCCAGGCAGAAGGACACCAACCTGAAGGGGATTCGGATCCCCATGGTGATCATATCCCTGAGAAATGTGTCATCATTTCTGCAGTGGAGGCACTGGAGGGATAAAAGAGCAGCATgcagagcctgtccctgcaggagaaaCACAAGCAGCCAGAGTGaggccctggtgctgctgagcccctgctgtgcccatggGGGTGACAGAACCACTCCTACTTGGATGCAGTCCCTGTGGAACCAGGCGGTTCTGCAGGCCGGGCACACCAGGGTGTTGAAGGTGTTTCTGTCCTCCACAGGCTCCAAGCAGATGAGGCATTGGGTGCCCGGCTCTGGAGTCGCCTCCACTGCCTGCTGTGGGCTGTGTGCGGGGCAGAAGgccctggggggaaaaggggtgggTGAGGTGAGAAGTGCTGGGCCCTTCCCTGGTGGTGgtgaggaggggacaggaggtaCCTGTACGGTGCCACGAACTGGGTGACACAGCCTCCCTGcttggcacagggcaggtggaAGCTCAGGTTACAGTGTCTTGCCCAGCAGGGGATGGTGGCCCCGCTCTGGCCACAGATGCAGCAGTtctggaaagagcagagcagccccatcagcagcagcctcagggccTCCTCCTTGTCCCAGAGCTGCTTGGAAGGGCTGGGCTTTCTTGCTTGGGGTCTGGGCTGAGCCTAGGgcccccctcctgcccctgacTCCTGTCTCTGTCCCCCTTGTCCTCCTTTTGTCCAATCCACTGCAGTCTCCTCCAAACGCTCCTTTGCTGATTCTGAGAAGCGCCAGGTGGCTGTGCTTACAGCccagtgtcatggtttgagataccccaaaatccaattccctagctccatcccccctcccacatctcaatCTAATGTGGGATGattctttccagacaaaacacaccagactcaagGTGGGGGAAtgggaatatattacaatgactgtacaaataaatataatacattatacacacaatcacaactatctctaccatgacatatagtatttacaatggatcagatctcttctcccctccaagtaaaagtccaggagggaaagaaggacagatcccttccacaTTTAGGGCTGCAactcctcttctgtcttccatgcagcagtaaCTGGATTGCTGTAGCTGGATCCCttttcaatacacacaagggggtctccaagcccctcggcTCTCCTTCGGTCCAAGCGAAGGCCTCACCTGTGGACTGCCAACAGGGACCAGACTCGCGTCCCCACAGGTATATCACGAAatgcaggggcatcttcgtgaaagtcccttcctcaggggattcacccctgagtcaaAACTTCTTGGGCAGCATTCAGTTGCaagcctttgcctcaagagttctaccagagctcccgtgctctgtctcaggctgccagGCTTGTCAGCAGCAGCGAGGGGGGCCAAGGTCAACTCCCCCCGCATTCCATCTGGCCGTCCCGGTCCAGCTCCGGGACGTcttttgagcttctcagctcctctctctctccagtgctgcatgtccaaaactcttctccaaaataggagtccatctccctctttttctcagagggCTCAAAGGAGTtggggggggtctggtatcagttcttacccccagaactctgtctctcagctgctgactgACTCTCTTttcctcggctctccttccaggagtcttCTCTGCGGTGCTGcatgttgttcctgctgctcctctggttcaggtcttatctatcctggctctctgccagtCTCTGGACGCTGcgtctctgctttctgctctgtctccgcTGCCCAGTTTGGAGAAAATGTCTTCTggcttaactacagacacttagtctagtctaacactgttccaagtctttgcagttcccccccagccaggggctgggaggccccagaggccccgaggggctcagagccccttcctcgtggctctacaacatggttACTTCTTCTATTACCACACTACAActcttcttttccggtctggttgtggtatgtttataTTTCACAGGAGCGCAGATTGGTTCAAAGCTCAAGTGCCaccaccccttgggggctaccaccttttttttaatctctgggGGAAAACCTGGTTCAAACCATTACAGCCAGGAAAAGGGCTGGCGGGCACCAGGTGGGCTGTTggggggcagcagctccagaagAGTTTTCACACTCCTGGTCACATCTCTGCCACACGAGGTAGATGCTGTTTTATATCTGTAGGTCCAGGATTTCATGAATTGTTACAAATTCAGTGAGGGTTTATGTGAACTTTCTTCATGTTGCAgctctccatcctctccccGTCCGTTTACCTTTCCGTTCAGAGTGGTTGCTTTGGCGTCACTCCTCCGCTCGTGCTTGGGGGTGATCAGGGTCCACTGGTTGGTGTCTGGGTCGTAACGCTCCGCTGTGTTGAGCTGTATGTACCCGTCAAACCCTCCCATGGCGTAGATGAAGTTGTCCACGACGGTGATGCTGACGTAGCAGCGCTGCGAGTGCACGGGTGCCACCTGCTGCCACGTCTTCTGGAGTGGGTCGAACCGCTTCACAATGTTGAAATAATCCGTGCCATCAAATCCTCCGATGACATAGACGTGGCCTTTCAAACCGAGCCTACACTGAGCCGTGGTAGGCAACAGGGCTCTCTTGCTCCCACGGGATGTTCAGCCACTTGTCGGTGCGGCCGTCGTAGGTCTCGATGGCGCTGGCGGTGCCGTCCTCGCTCCAGCCCTCGATGGCAAAGAGGATGGCGTAGGGCAGGCGCGGCCGGGTGAATGGGTTGGCGTCGGCCGAGGAGCTCTGGCCGTATGAGTTCAGGTCGTAGATTTCTGACAGGGCACTGATGATGAGATCTTTGCAGTCAGCATTGTCCTTCACATACTCGTGAGCTTTGACATTGTTCATGAAGTAGTCAGACTGTAGGAGTGCCAGTCGAACCTGGAACATGCAAGGAGGAGGTTAGAATACTAATGCTTGCCACAGCTTGGTGGGGTAGAGGAGtgggacagggcactgcagaAAGGGTCAGGACTTGACAGTGGTGGTCCAGAGGACCTCTTTCTGATCTCCCCTTCTCTGCTCCTCGTCTTCTGACAGCGCGCACAGTAGGTTGTCCATAGAGACCGTTTTGGCTACCGGGAAGCGGTCTTCTAGCTGCACAGGGGGGAGATAAACAGTTAGACCAATCGCTAAGTTATTGTTGGTAAGTCTGATCAGGAGCATAGGCACTACCACAATTCCCTTATCCACGGCCGAAAGATGTGAAACGATTAAGTATGTCCGGTCAGGACTGACTGGGGTTGATGGTACAACTCTTGCTAGTTGCTCATATGAGCTAAGGTGTGTAGATGGATGTATTGCACACAGAATTATCCACGGAAGAGGTTTACATTGATTTTTTACTGGAACCGGCTCAGGAAGCGACCACTTAGCTATGGGGTAGTTGGGCGCGATGTCATGCGCAGAGCAGAGCGCAAGTGGGGGGTCACTTTTGTCGTCGCGCTCCCCCAAGCGCTCTGCTCCCCGTTTCCCGACGGTTCATTTTCGATATGCCTGATGTCTGGGAGCGATGAAAATGTTACTCTTTTCTTTAGCTTAGGTGAATGGCGTGGAGAGAGGGGTTCGCCATTTATATTAGTGAGGGAACGACAACTGGAAGTCCAGTGTCGCCCTTTTCCACACCTACGACATACGGTGTTGGGGAGGTTAGGTGTAGACACTGAAAGGCGAGGGCAATGTTTCTTAAAATACCCTTTTTCTCCGCATTCGAAACAGTGGTTAGGACCCGAAAATGCAGCAGCTAATAGACATGCTTTATGGGAGTTTGATCCGATGTTTTTGCACGCCTCGATCATCTCCAGCAGAATGGGTTCTTTTAAAAGCTTCAACGCTTTTTGGCAGTCCTCGTTAGCTTTTTCGACGACcaatttgttaaataaaatttcttggCATTCCTTTTGAGGAACTTGCCGGGCAATCGCCTCTTTTAGCCGATTAATGAAATCTGTAAAGGGTTCTTTTGGGCCTTGATTAATTAAAGTGAAAGAAGGGGTCGGCACATACGCGTCGACTACCTTCTTCACGGCCTCTAATGCCAATTCCTTACTCATGTCTAATATTTTGGGGTCTAATCTTGCTTGGTCCCCTCTGCTGGAGTAGTCTCCCTCACCATAAAGCATGTCTATGGCTTGTCGGGGAGGAATCCCCTTTCTCTCCATTTTATCGTTTACATAGGTTATGATCTTTTTCCTCCATTCTGCTTCGAACACTGAAGATTGCACGGTGGTTAACAGTCCCCCAATGACCGCCCTGATGTCAAATGGAATTAACGTATAAGCTAGAAAGAAAGACTCGAGTAATCCTATTGTGAATGGAGCGCCTAATCCATGTTCTACTATAGCTTTTTTGATATCCTTTAACATAGGATATGAAATGGGCCTCCACTCAGGTGCTCGGCCCTCATCGTAATAGACCGGGAATGCTCGGAGAAATTCGACATCCCGAGCGCCTGCAGCTTCCTCTCGGAAGGCCTTCCAGATGTCGGGTGCTGTGTGTGGCCTTTCCGGGGAGTGCGGACTTCGGTCATGGTCTCGGGTTGGGTAGCGGTAGGTGGGGTAGGCCTCGGTGTCTGATGTTTCATGGGTGTGGCCATATTGGCGGAAATGCTTTCTGACCTTCGCCCTTGCCCCGCCCACCGCTTCCTGTTTGCTTTCTCGGGAGGGTGACGTCTCTGGAGAAGAGGCGGGGCTGACGGAAGGGGGTGTGCGCGGTGATCTGTCGGGGGAGGGCTTTCTTGCTTGAGGGGGTATTGGCGGAGGCGGCCTCGATGGTGATATTACAGGGGCCCGCCTCCCTCTTTCGACAGTCTTTTCAGGGGAGGAGTCTCTGACATAGTCAGGTGGAGGTGGGGGTGGCTCATAAGGTGGAGCTGAAGGAGCCCACCCCCTTTTGCTctgtcttcctcctccccttcttgGGCTGTCCCGGGGTCCCTCCTCCTCGACGCCATTTCGTGTTCGCCGCAtgttctctttctcctcccccccGCCATTTTGTGTGACcgtcttcctcttctccctccctccatcttGTGCCCATAGGTCTCTGTCTTGTCTTTCTAAGTCTTGTCTGGGATGGTTAGTAGCTAAGTCACCGGTTTCGGTGTTTTCTTGCAAGAGACCGATGTTCTTGTTCATCATTTGGTGCTGTAGCACCATCAGAACTAGTCTCCAAACAATTAAAGCCTCTTTTGCGAACCGGTCACCCTTATCATTCTCTCGCCAGAGCAGATATCCGAGGGCCTGCCAGTTTTCTACGGTGGTATTGTCATTTACTTTATGTCCGTGGCGGTCCAGCCATCTGGCGAGAGCCTTCGCTGATTTTTTGTCAATCGGGTGACCGTGCTCAATAATAAAATCTTTGAGGCGTCTGTAGACAAATTTCTGGGAGGTTGAGAGCGTGAGTCCCATGATGTTATTCGGATTTCTCACTTGCTCTCGGtgttctctctcccttttctattttctatagTTGGGGTGAGGGTGTGGGGTAGGGTGTTAGGATGTCTTCAACCGCTCACCTGTGTGGTGCGCAGCTCGTGCAGCTTGTCAGCAGCTCACAGCTGTCCGCTGGGTTGAAGAGAGCCGGCGGAGCGATCCTCTCTCCTGAAGACGCTTGAGCCcaagtgcaggcacaggagttctctcaATGTGAGAGCCCTTAACTGTGCTCCACGTTGGGCGTCACTTGCCACGGCTCGGTGGGGTAGAGGAGTGGGACGGGGCACTGCAGAAAGGGTCAGGACACAGTTGAGGGTGAAGGAGCAATGCCACATTTATTCAGGAGTACAGGGACTTAAATAGGGTAGGATTAGGAGGTGGGCTCAAGCTAGGGGAGGAGACAactcagggaaaacagggattggATATCAGGGTGAGGATGGGTGGTAACTCTGGGTATCCAGGGGAAAGGACCAATGAGGGCTCCTTCTGCACTGCACCAACTGCAACCAATCGCAGGCAGAGGGGCGGGAATgcagggaaaaggcaggaaaactgtgaggggagaagACAACACGGAGGATATGATTTTTGAAACAACAACTAGGGGTACAAACATCATTAGAACAACATAACAATAAACCGGGGATAACTGGGTATAACTGGGGTGAACAGTCCAGTCCAGATGAGTGTCTTTCCAGGTGAATAGTGTCCATTCCAGTAATAAAAGTTCATTCAGGGTTCGTAAATCCTCTTCCATGCCTGGAACCGCTCCCACTCATCTCTATTTTCTCCAGCAAATGCTGATGGTTTCCCCCTCGGCAGCCTTTGGGGACAGCTTCAAAGCTGTGCTGCACCCACCTGCCCAGCAAGCAGGCGATGTACTGCCTCCTGTTCTGCGGGTGGAAacccaaggggtggaaacccctggaagttttgaagttctgtccaatgggcgctcctgcaaagaaatgtaaacataccacaaccagaccggaagagaagagttgtagtttggttGTTGAGgagaggtggccatgttgtagagccacgaggaaggggctcagagccccacaggggggctttggcccccagccccagcgggggcctgtggggacctggaacagcataaagctgggctaggtgcctgtagttatgccgggagatgtaCGCACAGGCGGCTGCAGTCAGGGCAGTAGTAATAGTCCGTGAATCTCCAGATGCCGATGCACTTCTCAAAGCACAACCTGGAACTGAGGAACTCACAGCACAGGTTGTGAtgtggtttgaagctggctccctgccaagtctccaaaccttaccaccagaagtcgtcccccccccaaacctcaggcGATGTCGATGGTAGCATACCACTtcgctgtcttggactccagctcgtactggagctccaacatgtctggtaCAGCAGCACTCAATGGTGGCGTGACTTCATtcaagccacgatagtccaccGTCAGTCTCCATTCGCCATCTGACTTACGTACAGGCCAAATGGGGCTATTGAAGGGTGAGTGTGTTCTACTAACCACCCCTTGGCTTTCCAACTTgcggatcatcttatggatggggatcacagcGTCTCGATTCGTCCGGTACTGTCGCCTATGCACTGTCTTAGTGGCTGTTGGCACTCGCTGGTCCTCAACTTGCAGTAATCCTACAACAGAaggatcttctgagaggccGGGCAGGGCAGATAATCGTTTGGATTCCTCTTCAGTCACCGCggctataccaaaagcccatcGGTACCCCTTTGGGTCTTTGAAGTATCCTCTCCTGAGGTAATCCATGCCAAgaatgcaaggggcttctggccctGTCACAATGGAAtgtttttcccattggtctcctgtCAGGCTTATTTCAACCTCTACCACCGACAGCTCTTGAgaccctcctgtcaccccagaaattGAAACAGTCTCTGTGCTCACATGTCCTGAGGGCATTAACGTACACTGTGCGCCGGTATCTATTAAAGcttggtatctctgaggatccgatgtgccaggccatcgaacccacacagtccagtaaactctgttatctttctcatccctctccttctcctggcagaaggcagggcccctctattGGTTCTGGTCGGAGCATTCACCATTGGATCTTTGCTTCGGCTTTTCAGAGGCTTTCTTGTCATCCTGGAAGCGGACTCCAGACCCCCTGCGTCTGGGAGATCTCAGTtctctttcaaagaaatctgcatCTACTACGTAGACAACTTTCTTATCGGCTTCCTTGCGTTTTAGTTCTCTCACTCTGGCCTCAAGTCTGCAAGtaggttcaccatcccacttcctcatgttTGCTCCATGGGCGCGCAGATAGGACCACAGCTCACTGGGCTTAGATCTGCGCTTAGGGTTTTCGCTCCTTCTGCGTGTGACGGAAGGAGATCGTGAGCGGGACCGGGACCAAGATCGAGATTGTGGTCGAGACCGGTCTGCTGATCTATCTCTGTAGCGTCTGTCCCTGTGGTCTCTGTAGTCATCTTCATAATCAGAGCGCCCGTAAGGCTCATTTCTCTCAGGTCTTCGTCTGTAACTAGAATCAGAATAGTCTCTAGAAAACTCATTTCTAGATTCTACTGTTTCTTTTAGATGTCGCAGAACCGTACACAGCATGCTCACCGGTGTTTCTGGCATGTTTGGAAGCATTACTCCTGCCAAGATATGGACATATGATGCAGGAGCACCCTGGATTATCTTCTTCCACATGGGCATTGTGCAAACGGTAACCTCTGGGTCATCAGTGACGGGATCGTATTGAGGCTCATCATACATAAGTTCCAGCAATGCCAATTCTCTTAGGTACTGGATGGCGTCTTCTGTCTTGGTCCACTTCCTCACGGGGCACGGTAAATAGTCTTTAAATGGAAACCTTTGTCTCACACTTAAGTTGCGCCCAAAGACTGAGGTCGGGTTTCTCCTCTGCAATTAAGCGATCAAGTTCACCGTCTCCGGAGATGGAAGCTAGTTGTTCTGCTTCAGTAGTTGACAGTATGTGACCTCTAGCCCCACGGTCTCGGCATCGGAGCAACCACGATAGAATTCGCTCACCAGGCCGACGAGTGTAATCTCTTTGTAAGTCCCGTAGTTCTGATGGGGTCATTGACCGCAACTCTGTAGTTTCCATTTTTGGGGATGGTGCTGCTCGTGGAGGTGGAGTTCTGGCACTGGCATCAGTATCAGTCCCCTCTCCGTTATCTTCTGATCTGTTTTGCTCTCCATCTGGTCGTAGGCTTAAAGTTTTGGGCGCCGATACCCATGACTTCCTTTTCACTACAGGGGCGAGAGGTATCTCAGGTGGTGTAGTCTGGGTTCCGCTTTCAGTGCATGTAGTAGAGGTGGCATTGGTCTCAGGTGGCAGGGTTTGAGTTTCCGCCTCAGCCTTAGTCTTCTGAGCATAGTCCACAGCAGCTCGATAGGCACTCGCCAGGCCCcagtacaaagcaaaaaactgcaTATTTGGGTCCTCGTAAGATAAACACCCTTCTGCCAGACGATGTGCCACCTCATGAGGATCaaacacctgctctggtgtgaaaTCCCAACTAATGGGAGGTGTCACGCGCCCTACCAATTTACCAAAGTTGACCCAGATTCCTTGCCATCCAGGGACTGGTTttctcaaggcccttcccaaAGTTCCAGCAAATCCCTTTGAGTTTTGGCGTTTCCTGCAACAAGAAAAGCAGTACCACACCACCTTTCCAATGTTAAACACCACTTCCATGGCTTTTAGGAATAGTATAACTGTTGCCAAACAATTTATGTAAGGGTTGGGGCCAATTTTGATTCCAGGGACCTCAGCCACTAGGCCTTTGATGTCATAATTAAGGAAAGGCAGATATTGGTAGATGCCTTTTGGGTCAGTTCTCACGGGATACCCAGCAGCATATATAAAAACGGCCaaaataaccaagaaaatgaataaaaaggccatgtttatatatttttctctctttgttcccAAACAAAGCGATATTATATAACAGTAGGT contains the following coding sequences:
- the LOC116781504 gene encoding G2/M phase-specific E3 ubiquitin-protein ligase-like, with the protein product MSSEDLMKTWQQVAPVHSQRCYVSITVVDNFIYAMGGFDGYIQLNTAERYDPDTNQWTLITPKHERRSDAKATTLNGKAQPRPQARKPSPSKQLWDKEEALRLLLMGLLCSFQNCCICGQSGATIPCWARHCNLSFHLPCAKQGGCVTQFVAPYRAFCPAHSPQQAVEATPEPGTQCLICLEPVEDRNTFNTLVCPACRTAWFHRDCIQGQALHAALLSLQCLHCRNDDTFLRDMITMGIRIPFRAPSWESNTAFAELEERHRRCDASECLCPGGRQEAEEQGPWELLLCSSCAAEGTHRHCSGLRDSIAS
- the LOC116781482 gene encoding kelch-like protein 10 codes for the protein MNNVKAHEYVKDNADCKDLIISALSEIYDLNSYGQSSSADANPFTRPRLPYAILFAIEGWSEDGTASAIETYDGRTDKWLNIPWEQESPVAYHGSV